The Streptomyces sp. NBC_01268 genome window below encodes:
- a CDS encoding aminotransferase class V-fold PLP-dependent enzyme, protein MTARDSSGQAPESPAPAGSTAPAGSTARAGSGWPEVPGAFPGGASLFRLDPSVAHLNHGSYGAVPIPVARVRTRVEEEAAADPDRFFRDVPDRLAQARARIAAHLGTESEGLAFVANATEAANLALDALRLDPDDEILVTDHGYGTVVTAAARRAPLTTVALDPALPDEDALVAAVLAGITPRTRVALLDQISSPTARHLGTPRLLAELRARGITTVVDGAHAPGMLGDPLAGGPDLWFGNLHKWAYAPSGTAVLVAAPGHRDRVPAPVPSWEHARGFPGAVEFRATADYTGWLAAPEGLDLIERLGAATVRAHNSALVAHGAELLARLPGVTPLPYDEGLAMRSLRLPRSLARTQPEAAALREEIAARLGCRTLVWAWPDGGGIRISGQIYNRPEEYERLAAGLGALLDGR, encoded by the coding sequence ATGACGGCGCGGGACAGCTCCGGCCAGGCGCCGGAGTCCCCGGCGCCCGCCGGATCCACCGCGCCCGCCGGATCCACGGCGCGCGCCGGGTCCGGCTGGCCCGAGGTCCCCGGCGCGTTCCCCGGCGGCGCCTCCCTGTTCCGGCTCGACCCGTCGGTGGCCCACCTCAACCACGGCTCGTACGGCGCCGTCCCGATCCCCGTCGCGCGGGTCCGGACCCGGGTCGAGGAGGAGGCCGCCGCCGACCCCGACCGCTTCTTCCGCGACGTGCCCGACCGGCTCGCGCAGGCACGGGCCCGGATCGCCGCTCACCTGGGCACGGAGTCCGAGGGCCTCGCCTTCGTCGCCAACGCCACCGAGGCGGCCAACCTCGCCCTCGACGCCCTGCGCCTTGACCCCGACGACGAGATTCTGGTCACCGACCACGGCTACGGCACGGTCGTCACGGCCGCCGCCCGGCGCGCCCCGCTCACCACCGTCGCCCTCGACCCGGCGCTGCCGGACGAGGACGCGCTGGTCGCCGCGGTGCTCGCCGGGATCACCCCGCGGACCCGGGTGGCGCTCCTCGACCAGATCAGCTCGCCCACCGCGCGCCACCTCGGCACGCCCCGGCTGCTCGCCGAGCTCCGCGCCCGCGGGATCACCACCGTCGTCGACGGCGCCCACGCGCCGGGGATGCTCGGCGACCCCCTCGCCGGGGGGCCCGACCTCTGGTTCGGCAACCTGCACAAGTGGGCCTACGCCCCGTCGGGCACCGCCGTCCTGGTGGCCGCCCCCGGTCACCGGGACCGGGTCCCCGCCCCGGTGCCCTCCTGGGAGCACGCCCGCGGCTTCCCGGGCGCGGTCGAGTTCCGGGCCACCGCCGACTACACCGGCTGGCTGGCCGCGCCCGAGGGCCTCGACCTGATCGAGCGCCTCGGCGCCGCGACCGTACGCGCCCACAACAGCGCCCTCGTGGCCCACGGCGCCGAGCTGCTGGCCCGCCTCCCCGGCGTGACCCCCCTCCCGTACGACGAGGGGCTCGCGATGCGGTCCCTGCGGCTGCCCCGGAGCCTGGCCCGGACGCAGCCCGAGGCGGCCGCGCTGCGCGAGGAGATCGCGGCCCGCCTCGGCTGCCGGACCCTCGTCTGGGCCTGGCCGGACGGCGGGGGCATCCGGATCAGCGGGCAGATCTACAACCGGCCCGAGGAGTACGAGCGGCTGGCCGCCGGACTGGGCGCACTGCTGGACGGGCGCTAG
- a CDS encoding GlxA family transcriptional regulator — MGNAHRVVVLALDGVYPFELGIANRVFGTTGGRYEVLTCSVDGGPVRTNSDFSVTVEHGPEVLRTADTVILPPCDIANLTRELPEGIRAALAAVPEGARIVSICTGAFLLAAAGLLDGRPATTHWGLADRFREWYPQVALDPDLLFIDDGDVLTSAGAASGVDVCLHLLRRDHGTAFANRVARLCVVPPWRDGGQAQYIEQPVPEPDANGTSATRQWALENLHEPLALADLAGHARMSLRTFARRFNEEVGLSPGRWLIQQRVSRARDLLESTDLAVDDIAGQVGFATGTSLRQHLHAAIGVTPLAYRRTFRGSGVGVGV; from the coding sequence ATGGGAAACGCCCACCGTGTCGTCGTTCTCGCCCTGGACGGGGTGTACCCCTTCGAGCTGGGCATCGCCAACCGGGTCTTCGGCACGACCGGGGGCCGCTACGAGGTCCTGACCTGCTCGGTCGACGGCGGGCCGGTCCGGACCAACTCCGACTTCTCGGTCACCGTCGAGCACGGGCCCGAGGTGCTGCGCACGGCCGACACCGTGATCCTGCCGCCCTGCGACATCGCCAACCTGACCCGCGAGCTGCCGGAGGGGATCCGCGCCGCCCTCGCGGCCGTGCCCGAGGGCGCGCGGATCGTGTCCATCTGCACGGGGGCCTTCCTGCTGGCCGCCGCCGGTCTGCTCGACGGCCGGCCGGCCACCACCCACTGGGGGCTCGCGGACCGGTTCCGGGAGTGGTACCCGCAGGTGGCGCTCGACCCCGACCTGCTGTTCATCGACGACGGCGACGTGCTGACCTCGGCGGGTGCCGCCTCGGGCGTCGACGTCTGCCTGCATCTGCTGCGGCGCGACCACGGCACCGCGTTCGCCAACCGGGTCGCGCGCCTGTGCGTCGTCCCGCCGTGGCGGGACGGCGGCCAGGCCCAGTACATCGAGCAGCCGGTGCCCGAACCCGACGCGAACGGCACCTCCGCCACCCGTCAGTGGGCGCTGGAGAACCTGCACGAGCCGCTGGCCCTCGCCGACCTCGCCGGACACGCCCGGATGAGCCTGCGCACCTTCGCGCGCCGGTTCAACGAGGAGGTCGGCCTGAGCCCGGGCCGCTGGCTGATCCAGCAGCGGGTGTCCCGGGCCCGCGACCTCCTGGAGTCCACCGACCTGGCCGTGGACGACATCGCGGGCCAGGTCGGCTTCGCCACCGGCACGTCCCTGCGGCAGCACCTGCACGCCGCCATCGGGGTCACGCCCCTCGCGTACCGGCGCACGTTCCGGGGCAGCGGCGTGGGCGTCGGGGTCTAG
- a CDS encoding NADP-dependent oxidoreductase — MTNTATMRAITQHTHGSPEVLQETEVPRPVPGPSEILVAVRASGLNPTDWKHRATDSLFLRALPQVLGWDVSGVVEAVGFGVTLFEPGDEVFGMLPYPHGVGAHAEYVTAPARAFARKPAEVDHVQAGALPLAALTAYQALVDTADLRAGQRVLIHAAAGGVGHLAVQIAKARGAHVIATASAPKHDFLRSLGADEVIDYRSVDFREVAKDIDVVLDPVSGDTRTRSLDVLRPGGIVVSILPPSDPDDAAKAAERGVRAVTMLVEADHGGMAAIADLVATGALRAHVASVFPLSAAAEAHALGETDRTSGKIVLVVDGAGA, encoded by the coding sequence ATGACGAACACCGCCACCATGCGCGCCATCACCCAGCACACCCACGGATCCCCCGAGGTCCTCCAGGAGACCGAGGTCCCGCGCCCCGTGCCCGGCCCCAGCGAGATCCTGGTCGCCGTCCGCGCCTCCGGTCTCAACCCGACCGACTGGAAGCACCGCGCCACGGACAGCCTCTTCCTGCGCGCACTGCCCCAGGTCCTCGGCTGGGACGTCTCCGGCGTCGTCGAGGCCGTCGGCTTCGGCGTCACCCTCTTCGAGCCCGGCGACGAGGTCTTCGGCATGCTGCCGTACCCGCACGGCGTCGGCGCCCACGCCGAGTACGTCACCGCCCCGGCCCGCGCCTTCGCCCGCAAGCCCGCCGAGGTCGACCACGTCCAGGCCGGCGCCCTGCCGCTGGCCGCCCTCACCGCGTACCAGGCGCTCGTCGACACCGCCGACCTGCGGGCGGGTCAGCGCGTGCTGATCCACGCCGCCGCCGGCGGCGTCGGCCACCTCGCCGTACAGATCGCCAAGGCGCGGGGCGCGCACGTGATCGCCACCGCGAGCGCCCCCAAGCACGACTTCCTGCGCTCGCTCGGCGCGGACGAGGTGATCGACTACCGCTCGGTCGACTTCCGCGAGGTGGCCAAGGACATCGACGTGGTCCTCGACCCCGTCTCCGGCGACACCCGCACCCGCTCCCTCGACGTGCTGCGCCCCGGCGGCATCGTCGTCTCGATCCTGCCGCCCTCCGACCCCGACGACGCCGCGAAGGCCGCCGAGCGCGGCGTCCGCGCGGTCACGATGCTGGTCGAGGCCGACCACGGCGGCATGGCCGCCATCGCCGACCTCGTCGCCACGGGCGCCCTGCGCGCCCACGTCGCCTCCGTCTTCCCGCTCTCCGCCGCGGCCGAGGCCCACGCCCTCGGCGAGACGGACCGCACGAGCGGGAAGATCGTGCTGGTCGTGGACGGTGCCGGGGCCTGA
- a CDS encoding alpha/beta hydrolase, which produces MARVEVNGVGLFYETGGDGDPLVLVHGSWGDHHDWDAVVHALALRHRVLVYDRRGHSESDRPAGPGSRFEDEEDLAALMETLGFAPAFVVGNSFGASTALGLAARRPELFRAIAVHEPPLLDVVADVPEYREEVAATRDRIDGVSDLLRAGDALAGARAFVDTVAFGPGSWERFPRELQDTFVADAPTFLDEQGDPHWAALDLEGLRDCAAPALLTRGSESPRWFRAVFERIAGTLPGARTRVFEGAGHIPHVTHPERYVEELTAFFATAR; this is translated from the coding sequence ATGGCAAGGGTCGAGGTCAACGGCGTCGGACTGTTCTACGAGACCGGCGGTGACGGTGACCCCCTGGTCCTGGTGCACGGCTCCTGGGGCGACCACCACGACTGGGACGCCGTCGTCCACGCCCTGGCCCTGCGGCACCGGGTGCTCGTCTACGACCGGCGCGGGCACAGCGAGAGCGACCGGCCGGCCGGGCCGGGTTCGCGCTTCGAGGACGAGGAGGACCTGGCCGCGCTGATGGAGACGCTGGGCTTCGCGCCCGCCTTCGTCGTGGGGAACTCCTTCGGCGCGTCCACCGCCCTCGGGCTCGCCGCCCGCCGCCCCGAACTGTTCCGGGCGATCGCCGTGCACGAGCCGCCCCTGCTCGACGTGGTGGCCGACGTGCCCGAGTACCGGGAGGAGGTGGCCGCGACGCGCGACCGGATCGACGGCGTCAGCGACCTGCTGCGGGCGGGCGACGCCCTCGCCGGTGCCCGGGCCTTCGTCGACACGGTGGCCTTCGGGCCCGGTTCGTGGGAGCGGTTCCCACGGGAGCTTCAGGACACCTTCGTCGCCGACGCGCCCACCTTCCTCGACGAGCAGGGCGACCCGCACTGGGCCGCCCTCGACCTCGAAGGGCTGCGCGACTGCGCCGCCCCCGCGCTGCTCACGCGGGGCTCCGAGAGCCCGCGATGGTTCCGGGCGGTGTTCGAGCGGATCGCCGGGACGCTCCCCGGGGCCCGCACCCGTGTCTTCGAGGGCGCGGGCCACATCCCCCACGTCACCCACCCCGAGCGGTACGTGGAGGAGTTGACCGCCTTCTTCGCCACGGCCCGGTAG
- a CDS encoding LysE family translocator, protein MVFELLAATGVLALLTMVPGPDMAVVTRRAVTAGRRDGLLTVGGIASGLLVWGVLSVAGLAAVLAASAVAYTVVKLVGAAYLVFLGVQALWRTRRGGAAASVDAPPPAGNPWRTGLVGNVLNPKIAVFYTGLLPTLAPSGLSPHTGMALLVLIHAALTVVWLSGYVLLLAGARSFFARPAVRGAMERVTGVVLIGFGVKVATATS, encoded by the coding sequence ATGGTGTTCGAACTCCTCGCGGCGACGGGCGTGCTCGCGCTGCTGACGATGGTGCCGGGGCCGGACATGGCGGTCGTCACGCGCAGGGCCGTGACCGCCGGCCGGCGGGACGGGCTGCTGACCGTCGGCGGGATCGCCAGCGGGCTGCTGGTCTGGGGCGTGCTGTCGGTGGCCGGGCTGGCCGCCGTCCTGGCGGCGTCGGCCGTCGCGTACACCGTGGTGAAGCTGGTCGGCGCCGCCTACCTGGTGTTCCTCGGGGTGCAGGCACTGTGGCGGACCAGGCGTGGTGGGGCGGCGGCGTCCGTGGACGCGCCGCCGCCCGCCGGGAACCCGTGGCGGACCGGTCTGGTGGGCAACGTGCTCAACCCGAAGATCGCGGTCTTCTACACCGGACTGCTGCCGACCCTCGCGCCGTCCGGGCTCTCCCCGCACACCGGGATGGCCCTGCTGGTGCTGATCCACGCGGCGCTCACGGTCGTGTGGCTCTCCGGCTACGTGCTGCTGCTCGCCGGAGCCCGCTCCTTCTTCGCCCGGCCCGCGGTGCGGGGGGCCATGGAGCGGGTCACCGGTGTGGTGCTCATCGGCTTCGGGGTGAAGGTCGCGACGGCGACCTCCTAG
- a CDS encoding endo-beta-N-acetylglucosaminidase, with protein sequence MRRPLHLLLAAALSAAALGLGAAAPSASAAAEGPQAPASPAAPAAAGDQPYASYWYPNTILTWDPATDPDARFNRSRVPLRPRVSDPALKANANARAGEGKVVSLVSFGPTSNNPSQGSADPNYYAFGHWQYVDKLVFWGGSAGEGLILAPNPTVIDAAHRNGVKVYGTVFFPPGAYGGQLQWVRDFTQKSGGRYPVADKLAQVAQHYGFDGWFVNQETAGGDSALATEVRNTMRYARSLGPVEFMWYDAMTESGSVSWQNALTSANDAFLQEGAQRTSDSMFLNFNWSSGGLSSSRSLARGLGRGEYELFSGVDTESDGYHTSVDWNALFPAGQPHTTSLGLYRPEWTWKSAADRADSVAREARYWDGANGDPSDTTTSSSWKGLAQYVAESSPVTTKPFVTNFDAGQGDFYHSGGARVSGAGWNNLSLQDVPPTYRWLVRSTGTRLKPSIDFTDAYEGGSALRLSGPLDAVNSVRLYQTRLPVAADTKLAVVVKTPAAGPTRLKAAVSFTDAPTSFTTLDLGSTTGTGWERKVLDLSAYAGRTVAQLGLETTGTASSYDIKVGQLALYDATVDVPAAPAAPTVLGTTDTGTSKSLRLGWTASASGEVHHYEVYRRNADGSRTFLGATPNDAYFVPKLDRVGSETSTTLDVEAVSTEFGRSPAASTTVTWSGTTEGNLALNRPATASGQCNTAETPAKAVNGSVSGGNTDKWCTTTSAKWLEVDLGSARPLNRFVVKHAAAGGESAAWNTRDFRVEVRDSTTAAWTTAVTVTGNTAATTTHPVALTARYVRLVVTAPTQTTDPAARIYEFEAWGS encoded by the coding sequence ATGAGACGACCCCTGCACCTCCTCCTGGCCGCGGCGCTGTCCGCGGCCGCGCTCGGCCTCGGCGCCGCCGCGCCGAGCGCGTCGGCCGCCGCCGAGGGCCCTCAGGCCCCCGCGAGCCCCGCGGCTCCCGCCGCCGCGGGCGACCAGCCGTACGCCTCGTACTGGTACCCGAACACGATCCTGACCTGGGACCCGGCCACCGACCCGGACGCGCGCTTCAACCGCTCCCGCGTCCCGCTCCGGCCGCGCGTGTCCGATCCCGCGCTCAAGGCCAACGCCAACGCCCGCGCGGGTGAGGGCAAGGTCGTGTCGCTGGTCTCCTTCGGGCCCACCTCGAACAACCCGTCCCAGGGCTCGGCCGACCCGAACTACTACGCCTTCGGGCACTGGCAGTACGTCGACAAGCTGGTGTTCTGGGGCGGTTCGGCCGGCGAGGGCCTGATCCTGGCGCCGAACCCCACGGTGATCGACGCGGCCCACCGCAACGGCGTGAAGGTCTACGGCACGGTCTTCTTCCCGCCCGGCGCCTACGGCGGCCAGCTCCAGTGGGTGCGGGACTTCACACAGAAGTCGGGCGGCCGCTACCCGGTCGCCGACAAGCTGGCGCAGGTCGCGCAGCACTACGGCTTCGACGGCTGGTTCGTCAACCAGGAGACGGCCGGCGGCGACTCGGCGCTGGCGACCGAGGTGCGCAACACGATGCGCTACGCCCGGTCCCTCGGCCCGGTCGAGTTCATGTGGTACGACGCGATGACCGAGTCCGGCTCCGTGAGCTGGCAGAACGCGCTGACCTCGGCCAACGACGCCTTCCTCCAGGAGGGCGCGCAGCGCACCAGCGACTCGATGTTCCTCAACTTCAACTGGAGCTCCGGCGGTCTGAGTTCGTCCCGCTCGCTGGCCCGCGGCCTCGGGCGCGGCGAGTACGAGCTGTTCAGCGGCGTGGACACCGAGTCCGACGGTTACCACACGAGCGTCGACTGGAACGCCCTCTTCCCGGCCGGGCAGCCGCACACCACGTCGCTCGGGCTCTACCGCCCCGAGTGGACCTGGAAGTCCGCCGCCGACCGGGCCGACTCCGTCGCCCGCGAGGCGCGCTACTGGGACGGCGCCAACGGCGATCCGTCCGACACCACGACCAGCTCCTCGTGGAAGGGCCTCGCGCAGTACGTGGCCGAGTCCTCCCCCGTCACGACGAAGCCCTTCGTCACGAACTTCGACGCCGGGCAGGGCGACTTCTACCACTCGGGCGGGGCCCGGGTGTCCGGCGCGGGCTGGAACAACCTGTCCCTCCAGGACGTGCCGCCCACCTACCGCTGGCTGGTGCGGTCCACCGGCACGCGGCTCAAGCCGTCGATCGACTTCACCGACGCCTACGAGGGCGGCTCCGCCCTGCGCCTGAGCGGCCCGCTGGACGCCGTGAACTCCGTGCGGCTGTACCAGACGCGGCTGCCGGTGGCGGCCGACACCAAGCTGGCGGTCGTGGTGAAGACCCCGGCGGCCGGGCCCACCCGGCTGAAGGCGGCGGTCTCCTTCACCGACGCCCCGACCAGCTTCACCACCCTCGACCTCGGCTCCACCACGGGCACCGGATGGGAGCGCAAGGTGCTCGACCTCTCCGCGTACGCCGGGCGGACGGTCGCGCAGCTCGGCCTGGAGACCACCGGGACGGCCTCGTCGTACGACATCAAGGTGGGCCAACTGGCCCTGTACGACGCCACGGTGGACGTTCCGGCCGCCCCGGCCGCGCCGACCGTCCTCGGCACGACGGACACGGGGACGAGCAAGTCGCTGCGGCTCGGCTGGACCGCTTCGGCCTCCGGCGAGGTGCATCACTACGAGGTGTACCGCCGCAACGCCGACGGCAGCCGCACCTTCCTGGGCGCCACGCCCAACGACGCCTACTTCGTGCCGAAGCTGGACCGGGTCGGCAGCGAGACCTCGACGACGCTCGACGTCGAGGCCGTCTCCACCGAGTTCGGCCGCTCCCCCGCCGCGAGCACCACGGTCACCTGGTCCGGGACGACCGAGGGCAACCTGGCGCTGAACCGGCCCGCGACGGCCTCGGGGCAGTGCAACACGGCGGAGACCCCCGCCAAGGCGGTCAACGGCAGCGTCTCGGGCGGCAACACCGACAAGTGGTGCACCACGACCTCCGCCAAGTGGCTGGAGGTGGACCTCGGTTCGGCCCGGCCCCTGAACCGCTTCGTGGTGAAGCACGCGGCGGCGGGCGGCGAGAGCGCGGCCTGGAACACCCGGGACTTCCGGGTGGAGGTCCGCGACAGCACCACGGCCGCCTGGACCACCGCCGTCACCGTCACCGGCAACACCGCGGCGACCACGACGCACCCCGTCGCGCTGACCGCCCGGTACGTCCGCCTGGTGGTCACCGCGCCGACGCAGACGACCGATCCGGCGGCCCGGATCTACGAGTTCGAGGCCTGGGGCTCCTGA
- a CDS encoding LacI family DNA-binding transcriptional regulator, whose protein sequence is MARPTIADIAREAGVSKGAVSFALNGRPGVSEATRNRILGVAERMNWRPHSAARALGGARAGAVGLVLARPARTIGLEPFFSHLLSGLQAALSGRGTALQLLVVEDTAAEIEVYRRWTSEHRVDGFVLVDLQVRDPRIPVLEELGVPTVVLGGPGRHGRLPAVWADDREAMTSIVEYLAALGHRRIGHLAGLPSFQHTQRRIRAVRDAARRLGLADAVSVPTDFSDAEGAAATRALLARPGRQRPTAIVYDSDVMAVAGLGVATEMGVTVPGELSVVSFDDSALTRIVHPSLTALSRDTFALGEQVATALLAQVDAPGSAQDVKNPTPRLTVRESTAPPGV, encoded by the coding sequence GTGGCCAGACCGACCATCGCCGACATCGCCAGGGAGGCGGGCGTCTCCAAGGGCGCCGTCTCCTTCGCGCTCAACGGGCGCCCGGGGGTGAGCGAGGCGACCCGGAACCGGATCCTGGGGGTGGCCGAGCGGATGAACTGGCGTCCGCACAGCGCCGCCCGCGCGCTCGGCGGGGCCCGCGCGGGCGCCGTCGGCCTGGTGCTCGCCCGCCCCGCGCGCACGATCGGCCTCGAACCCTTCTTCAGCCATCTGCTCTCCGGACTCCAGGCCGCCCTGTCCGGCCGGGGCACCGCCCTCCAGCTGCTCGTCGTCGAGGACACCGCCGCCGAGATCGAGGTCTACCGGCGCTGGACCTCCGAGCACCGGGTGGACGGCTTCGTCCTCGTCGACCTCCAGGTGCGCGATCCGCGCATCCCGGTCCTGGAGGAACTGGGCGTCCCCACCGTGGTGCTCGGCGGCCCCGGCCGGCACGGGCGGCTGCCCGCCGTCTGGGCCGACGACCGCGAGGCGATGACCTCGATCGTCGAGTACCTGGCCGCCCTCGGGCACCGCAGGATCGGCCACCTCGCCGGCCTGCCCTCCTTCCAGCACACCCAGCGCCGGATCCGGGCGGTCCGGGACGCGGCGCGGCGGCTCGGCCTCGCCGACGCCGTCTCCGTGCCGACCGACTTCAGCGACGCGGAGGGCGCGGCGGCCACCCGGGCCCTGCTCGCGCGGCCGGGACGGCAGCGCCCGACCGCGATCGTCTACGACAGCGACGTGATGGCGGTCGCGGGCCTCGGGGTCGCCACCGAGATGGGGGTCACGGTCCCGGGCGAGCTGTCCGTCGTCTCCTTCGACGACTCGGCGCTCACCCGGATCGTCCACCCCTCCCTGACCGCCCTGTCCCGGGACACCTTCGCGCTCGGCGAGCAGGTCGCGACGGCGCTGCTCGCGCAGGTCGACGCCCCCGGTTCGGCCCAGGACGTCAAGAACCCGACCCCCCGGCTGACGGTCCGCGAGAGCACGGCCCCGCCCGGCGTCTGA
- a CDS encoding ABC transporter substrate-binding protein, protein MRVIRRSRWAWWTAVAVAAVTLAGCGLGGAEDSGAPGPAVSGGEVKGKVSLQTWALKPKFTAYMEGVIAGFEKKHPGVEVEWLDQPGEGYSEKVLSQSAGGTLPDVVNLPPDFALPLVKQNLLLDVAGSDPSASSDYVKGGLDAYRFPGHDGTFGYPWYLNTDVNYWNAELLTRYGLDPKKPPASLDQLVTAARTVKARSGGRTYLMSRKPNLMDLANAGVPVMSADGRSFTFNTPEAAAVLDTYRAAFKEGLLPKDVLTETYAGNTKLFASGTAAWTTAGANYITSLAVDNPTLAPKVVSSPAMGTPPLYVQGLSIPRSTKNPTAALALARWVTNAANQAAFAHETSIFPSTTASAADPFFSKSDGTNAADAKVAAFRSLAAARVLEPVQANDAVKTVINQQISLAVSGQTSSQEALDTAVARANQLIKD, encoded by the coding sequence GTGCGAGTCATTCGAAGGAGCCGCTGGGCGTGGTGGACGGCGGTCGCGGTGGCGGCGGTGACCCTCGCCGGCTGCGGCCTCGGCGGCGCGGAGGACTCCGGCGCCCCCGGCCCGGCGGTCTCGGGCGGGGAGGTGAAGGGCAAGGTATCGCTCCAGACCTGGGCCCTGAAGCCGAAGTTCACCGCCTACATGGAGGGCGTGATCGCCGGCTTCGAGAAGAAGCACCCCGGCGTCGAGGTCGAGTGGCTCGACCAGCCCGGCGAGGGCTACTCGGAGAAGGTCCTCAGCCAGTCCGCCGGCGGCACCCTGCCCGACGTCGTCAACCTGCCCCCGGACTTCGCCCTGCCCCTGGTGAAGCAGAACCTGCTGCTCGACGTCGCGGGGTCCGACCCCTCCGCCTCCTCCGACTACGTCAAGGGCGGCCTCGACGCGTACCGCTTCCCCGGTCACGACGGCACCTTCGGCTACCCCTGGTACCTCAACACCGACGTCAACTACTGGAACGCCGAACTGCTCACCCGATACGGCCTCGACCCGAAGAAGCCGCCGGCCTCGCTCGACCAGCTGGTGACGGCGGCCCGCACCGTCAAGGCCAGGTCCGGCGGCCGGACGTACCTGATGAGCCGCAAGCCCAACCTCATGGACCTGGCCAACGCCGGGGTGCCGGTCATGTCGGCGGACGGGCGCAGCTTCACCTTCAACACCCCCGAGGCCGCCGCCGTCCTCGACACCTACCGCGCGGCGTTCAAGGAGGGGCTGCTGCCCAAGGACGTCCTGACCGAGACCTACGCGGGCAACACGAAGCTGTTCGCCTCCGGCACCGCCGCCTGGACCACCGCGGGCGCCAACTACATCACCAGCCTCGCGGTCGACAACCCGACCCTCGCCCCCAAGGTGGTGTCCTCGCCGGCGATGGGCACCCCGCCCCTGTACGTGCAGGGCCTGTCGATCCCCCGGTCCACCAAGAACCCGACCGCTGCCCTGGCCCTCGCCCGCTGGGTGACCAACGCCGCCAACCAGGCCGCCTTCGCGCACGAGACCAGCATCTTCCCCTCCACCACCGCGTCCGCCGCCGACCCGTTCTTCAGCAAGAGCGACGGCACCAACGCGGCCGACGCCAAGGTGGCGGCCTTCCGCTCGCTCGCCGCCGCCCGCGTCCTCGAACCCGTCCAGGCCAACGACGCCGTCAAGACCGTCATCAACCAGCAGATCTCCCTCGCCGTCAGCGGCCAGACGAGCTCCCAAGAAGCCCTGGACACGGCCGTCGCCCGCGCCAACCAGCTGATCAAGGACTAA
- a CDS encoding carbohydrate ABC transporter permease — MTLTHRRWFTPWLLAGPALVWLAVFNLWPAVNTVILSFTSARPLGGGRFTGLANYERVLDDAQLTDALVNSVIYLLVCLPLLTLLPLLLALLVERKLPGITFFRTAFYTPVVASAVVVGLVWGWMLDDRGLLNGLLQQLGLADRPVSFLTDRWLLLFSAIGLTVWKGLGYYMVIYLSALGNVGRELHEAAAVDGAGAARRFWHVTLPGVRPAMLLISVLVSVSALRVFSELYVLSNGTGGPGGRDMSVVMLIQMYSRGFTGHIGYASALSVLLFVLTVGPMLVLARLNRKAA, encoded by the coding sequence ATGACGCTGACGCACCGGCGCTGGTTCACGCCCTGGCTGCTCGCCGGCCCCGCCCTGGTCTGGCTCGCCGTCTTCAACCTGTGGCCCGCGGTCAACACCGTGATCCTGTCCTTCACCAGCGCCCGGCCGCTCGGCGGCGGCCGCTTCACCGGACTCGCGAACTACGAACGGGTCCTGGACGACGCCCAGTTGACGGACGCACTCGTCAACAGCGTCATCTACCTGCTGGTCTGCCTGCCCCTGCTCACCCTGCTGCCGCTGCTGCTCGCCCTCCTCGTGGAGCGGAAACTGCCCGGCATCACCTTCTTCCGCACCGCCTTCTACACCCCGGTCGTCGCCTCCGCCGTCGTCGTCGGCCTGGTCTGGGGCTGGATGCTCGACGACCGGGGCCTGCTCAACGGCCTGCTGCAACAGCTGGGCCTCGCCGACCGCCCCGTCTCCTTCCTCACCGACCGCTGGCTGCTGCTGTTCAGCGCCATCGGCCTCACCGTGTGGAAGGGCCTCGGCTACTACATGGTCATCTACCTGTCCGCGCTCGGGAACGTCGGACGGGAGCTGCACGAGGCCGCCGCCGTCGACGGGGCCGGCGCCGCCCGCAGGTTCTGGCACGTCACCCTGCCCGGCGTGCGCCCCGCGATGCTGCTCATCTCCGTGCTCGTCTCGGTCTCCGCGCTGCGGGTCTTCTCCGAGCTGTACGTGCTGTCCAACGGCACCGGCGGCCCCGGCGGGCGGGACATGTCGGTGGTCATGCTCATCCAGATGTACAGCCGCGGCTTCACCGGGCACATCGGCTACGCCTCCGCCCTCAGCGTGCTGCTCTTCGTCCTCACCGTCGGCCCGATGCTGGTCCTGGCCCGGCTCAACCGGAAGGCGGCCTGA